In the Rhipicephalus sanguineus isolate Rsan-2018 unplaced genomic scaffold, BIME_Rsan_1.4 Seq563, whole genome shotgun sequence genome, one interval contains:
- the LOC119377752 gene encoding protein tincar — protein sequence MCVEAAGRRHQRQLKNGPGQLNTLGSLWHCVAALALSAAAVAHSVRRFPELAALSPPVELLHAYVALVGVGVLLLPFVAAAALVRVGNLANDGLRLEGDHDDEEDVKRSSSLPRLCWRHGPPTAAALHAASALCLLLPRLIANAACIGYGLRPTGDVWRTELDVVMSPRERQTAFFPENLAESPSDADPPSVEFINYVLALVVCALRYPSVAWDSKRAFSLLFALYLALCALQRLLLIPAASVLYKAHVAGVVPPSLLTDPATVLLLLVAHGASVALSGPVLYCTATLDRRRGAGAGLLLVLLVLAALSGAPLAHDLVRAYASSRDCLMAAAAAAVTVQWVVWSAAAMLLLAPKKAPPPTYGCEKKRMAAAAQRPSDDDYATLLDVWRPEPDEAGPSVPWISHHHRHSQEERLLGRATVTRLTSFKSERDSSLYSDLSRVS from the exons GACCCGGGCAGCTCAACACTCTCGGGTCCCTATGGCATTGCGTAGCTGCGCTGGCTTTGAGTGCCGCTGCCGTGGCCCACAGCGTGCGGCGCTTCCCGGAGTTGGCGGCTCTGTCTCCTCCTGTCGAGCTGCTGCACGCTTACGTCGCCCTGGTGGGCGTCGGCGTGCTGCTGCTACCGTTCGTGGCGGCCGCTGCGCTGGTACGCGTCGGCAACCTCGCCAACGACGGcctgcgactcgaaggcgaccaCGACGATGAGGAGGATGTCAAGAGGTCGTCGTCGCTGCCGaggctctgttggcgacacggtCCCCCGACCGCGGCCGCACTGCACGCCGCATCGGCGCTGTGCCTGCTGTTGCCGCGGCTCATCGCGAACGCTGCGTGCATCGGTTACGGACTGCGGCCTACCG GTGACGTGTGGCGGACAGAGCTGGACGTGGTGATGTCACCACGCGAGCGTCAGACGGCTTTCTTCCCTGAAAACCTGGCCGAGTCTCCGTCCGACGCCGATCCGCCATCAGTAGAGTTTATCAACTATGTCCTGGCGCTTGTGGTCTGCGCACTGCGCTATCCCAGCGTGGCCTGGGACTCCAAGCGCGCGTTCTCTCTCCTCTTCGCCCTCTACCTGGCACTCTGCGCGTTACAGCGGCTACTCCTAATCCCTGCTGCTTCCGTGCTGTACAAG GCCCATGTTGCCGGCGTGGTGCCACCATCGTTGCTGACAGACCCTGCGACAGTTCTGCTACTATTGGTCGCTCACGGGGCGTCGGTCGCCCTGTCGGGACCGGTACTGTACTGTACCGCAACGCTGGACCGGCGGCGCGGTGCCGGTGCCGGCCTACTCCTAGTCCTGCTCGTGCTCGCAGCGCTCTCCGGAGCGCCGCTGGCGCACGACCTCGTGCGCGCATATGCGTCCAGCCGGGACTGCCTAAtggcggcggccgcagccgccgtaACGGTGCAGTGGGTCGTCTGGTCGGCGGCGGCCATGTTGCTGCTGGCGCCGAAAAAGGCGCCTCCGCCGACTTATGGATGCGAGAAGAAGCGCATGGCTGCGGCAGCTCAGCGGCCCAGTGACGACGACTATGCCACGCTGCTGGACGTGTGGCGTCCCGAGCCGGACGAG GCTGGTCCTTCGGTGCCCTGGATTTCCCATCATCACCGCCACAGTCAAGAGGAGAGGTTGCTAGGACGTGCCACGGTCACCAGGCTCACCTCgttcaagagcgagcgcgactctTCGCTATACTCTGACTTGTCCCGCGTCTCGTGA